A genome region from Rickettsiales endosymbiont of Stachyamoeba lipophora includes the following:
- a CDS encoding FAD-dependent monooxygenase, which translates to MNKFDVIIIGNGPSGGALAAALANMDLKIALIDIKPLIGGETQVKPDPRTSAIANYSAKILDNLGLWQDLGEKSGLIEQIRITDNDSPLFLHFDNILINHQVMGYIVYNQDMLSIFHQKILNSNNITFFNHAVVSVSSDAYKATVTLDDGRIISAALAIAADGRMSKVRELYNFEIRQKDYGHSAMIGYVTHEKPHNNIALEKFYSSSGPFAVLPLKDQHTSNFVWTETHLSSTAILKLTPEKQAELLNDKFGYHWGKVTLASKLYSYPLSLVHVNRYFQDRVLLFGDAAHGIHPIAGQGYNLSLRDLEILVAKISEQLSIGGDLGSYQMLESYELARKTDDTNMIMITDLLNALFLSDNPLVKLSRQVGLKLINTISPLKQFFMNYAMGKRND; encoded by the coding sequence GTGAACAAATTTGATGTTATTATAATAGGTAATGGCCCTTCTGGTGGTGCGTTAGCTGCTGCTTTAGCCAATATGGATTTAAAAATTGCCTTAATTGATATTAAGCCGCTTATCGGCGGTGAAACCCAGGTTAAGCCAGATCCAAGAACTTCAGCAATTGCCAATTATTCTGCTAAGATTTTGGACAATCTAGGGTTATGGCAGGATCTAGGAGAAAAATCTGGTTTAATCGAACAGATTAGAATTACTGATAATGATAGTCCGTTGTTTCTGCATTTTGATAATATCCTTATTAATCACCAAGTGATGGGATATATTGTATATAACCAAGATATGCTCTCAATCTTCCATCAAAAAATATTAAATTCAAATAATATTACGTTTTTTAATCATGCGGTCGTAAGTGTTAGTAGTGATGCTTATAAAGCGACTGTGACCTTAGATGATGGTAGAATAATCTCTGCTGCTTTAGCTATTGCAGCGGATGGTAGAATGTCTAAGGTTAGAGAGTTGTATAATTTTGAAATTAGGCAGAAAGACTATGGCCATTCGGCCATGATTGGTTATGTAACTCATGAAAAACCTCATAATAATATAGCATTAGAAAAATTTTACTCATCTAGCGGCCCTTTTGCAGTATTACCATTAAAAGATCAGCATACTTCTAATTTTGTTTGGACAGAAACTCATCTATCATCTACGGCGATTTTAAAATTAACGCCAGAGAAGCAAGCGGAATTACTTAATGATAAATTCGGTTATCATTGGGGTAAAGTAACGCTTGCTTCTAAGTTATATTCTTATCCACTTAGTTTAGTGCATGTTAATAGATATTTTCAAGATAGAGTATTGTTATTTGGTGATGCCGCTCATGGCATTCACCCAATTGCCGGCCAAGGCTATAATTTAAGCCTTAGAGATTTAGAGATCCTAGTGGCCAAGATTAGTGAGCAGCTAAGCATTGGTGGTGATTTAGGTTCTTATCAGATGCTAGAAAGCTATGAACTTGCAAGAAAAACCGATGATACTAATATGATTATGATTACAGATCTATTAAATGCTTTGTTTTTATCGGATAATCCATTGGTTAAATTATCAAGGCAGGTGGGTTTAAAGCTAATTAATACTATCTCTCCGCTAAAACAGTTTTTTATGAATTATGCTATGGGTAAACGCAATGATTAA
- the folD gene encoding bifunctional methylenetetrahydrofolate dehydrogenase/methenyltetrahydrofolate cyclohydrolase FolD, which produces MTAKIIDGKALAEKFNQLTKQQLKELKKKFKLVPSLAVILVGKNPASHIYVKRKVAKCNELGIKSLQYLLPEEVQEEELIELLSRINSNPTINGILIQLPLPTHINTRKIINHIHPTKDVDGFTPTNVGKLVLGQDTLIPCTPFGCLMLIKSVNDDITGKHVVIMGRSNIVGRPLAQLMIKENATVTVTHSYSENLNAITKQADILIVAVGKSGIVTKDMVKSGAIVIDVGINRLTDGSLSGDVDFNNVKEVASFITPVPGGVGPMTIAMLMHNAYKACLMQNSLLVEE; this is translated from the coding sequence ATGACAGCAAAAATTATTGACGGTAAAGCTCTTGCTGAAAAATTTAATCAGCTAACTAAGCAGCAATTGAAGGAGCTAAAGAAGAAATTTAAATTAGTTCCTTCTTTAGCTGTAATCTTAGTTGGTAAAAACCCAGCCAGCCATATTTATGTAAAACGTAAAGTTGCTAAATGTAATGAATTAGGTATTAAATCTTTGCAGTATTTGCTACCTGAAGAAGTACAAGAAGAGGAATTGATTGAACTACTTTCAAGAATTAACTCTAATCCTACTATTAATGGCATTTTAATTCAATTGCCGCTTCCAACACATATTAATACCAGGAAAATTATTAATCATATTCATCCTACCAAAGACGTTGATGGCTTTACTCCTACTAATGTTGGTAAGTTAGTTTTAGGCCAAGATACCTTAATTCCGTGCACGCCCTTTGGTTGCTTGATGCTCATTAAGTCAGTTAATGATGATATTACAGGAAAACATGTGGTAATTATGGGTCGTTCCAATATTGTAGGTAGGCCGCTGGCTCAATTGATGATAAAAGAAAATGCTACAGTTACAGTGACACATAGTTATAGTGAAAATTTGAATGCTATAACCAAGCAAGCGGATATTTTAATTGTCGCAGTAGGTAAAAGTGGCATTGTAACCAAAGACATGGTGAAGTCAGGAGCGATAGTTATTGATGTAGGGATTAACCGCCTTACAGATGGCAGTTTAAGTGGTGACGTTGATTTTAATAATGTGAAAGAAGTTGCTAGCTTCATAACTCCTGTACCGGGAGGGGTGGGACCTATGACCATAGCAATGCTTATGCATAATGCTTATAAGGCGTGTTTAATGCAAAATTCATTGCTAGTTGAGGAATAA